From a region of the Arachis ipaensis cultivar K30076 chromosome B09, Araip1.1, whole genome shotgun sequence genome:
- the LOC107615353 gene encoding uncharacterized protein LOC107615353, producing MFNIKDGESIDEVFERFSIIINNLDALGTTYSEQTLVRKILRSLTKEWEMKVTVLAESNNLSPITYDELRGKLLAYETTNTNQDSKKKGIALKLRVESKESDSSDSFSDDELVFFARRLRRLMRNKGKYKGSSSKEYKKDMNKVICHHCKEAGNLKYNCPKLKKEDKGKKEKKRVLMASWEDLENDSDEEEDSECEAQICFMAGDDQLDEVNCYDLSIDDLHVIIDDLTLNSKKLWNKYNKYKSEKVILKAENDFLKEKVKENECALDIIEENRFLKSELKKLKGKHIVDPSQELVAENERLNEMIKRLNSDLAKFAHSSSNLDKLLANQRPLFEKSGLGYVIKDDAVFDNSSTKFMASSSKTRSFINKYGMGHIPTNEEEFENSYFKETESSLRT from the coding sequence atgttcaACATAAAGGATGGAGAAAGTATTGATGaagtgtttgagagattctcaatcataatcaacaaccttgatgctttGGGTACAACCTACTCAGAACAAACTCTAGTGAGAAAaatccttagaagcctcacaaaggaATGGGAAATGAAGGTCACTGTTCTAGCCGAAAGCAATAATCTAAGTCCCATAAcatatgatgagctgagagggaAACTCCTTGCATATGAAACCACAAACACGAAccaagactcaaagaaaaagggaatagcccttaaGTTAAGAGTTGAATCAAAAGAAAGTGATTCTAGTGACAGTTTTTCAGATGATGAACttgtgttttttgctaggagactTAGAAGGCTAATGAGGAACAAAGGCAAGTACAaaggttcaagctcaaaggagtACAAGAAGGACATGAATAAAGTGATTTGTCAccattgcaaggaggctggaaaTCTCAAGTATAATTGTCCGAAACTCAAAAAGGAGgataaaggaaagaaagaaaagaagagagtactcatggcaTCTTGGGAGGATCTTGAAAATGATTCAGATGAGGAAGAAGACTCCGAATGCGAAGCTCAAATCTGCTTCATGGCTGGTGATGATCAACTCGATGAGGTAAATTGTTATGATTTATCTATAGATGATTTACATGTTATCATTGATGATCTCACCCTCAATTCTAAAAAACTGTGGaacaaatacaataaatataaatCTGAAAAAGTAATATTaaaagctgaaaatgattttttgaaagaaaaagtgaaggaaaacGAATGTGCTTTGgatattattgaagaaaataGATTTCTGAAATCTGAACTtaaaaaactaaaaggaaagcacattgtggatccttctcaagaGCTAGTTGCTGAAAACGAAAGAttaaatgaaatgattaaaagaTTGAATAGTGATTTAGCAAAGTTTGCTCATAgctctagtaacttggacaaactACTTGCAAATCAAAgaccattatttgaaaaatctggtttaggataTGTGATAAAAGATGATGCAGTTTTTGATAACTCCTCCACAAAAttcatggcctcttcctcaaaAACAAGATCCTTCATTAACAAATATGGTATGGGACACATTCCCACCAATGAAGAGGAATttgaaaattcttattttaaggAAACTGAATCATCTTTAAGAACTTAA
- the LOC107615352 gene encoding extensin-like, protein MRKKTILQKPPHEKVLKLPTKSKPSTRSQDQTFIPSPSPPTSPPHTDPMARTKNPSRSPPSFKPTAPPNALSKPSTSKGKRPAAEELASEPTRPKPRFAPSRPQRGKTRILLKSVKEPSVDPFVHKAHFITSHSNYNPHHF, encoded by the coding sequence atgaggaagaaaaccattcTGCAAAAGCCTCCCCATGAAAAGGTTCTCAAGCTTCCAACGAAATCAAAACCCTCTACACGATCCCAAGACCAAACCTTTATACCTTCACCTTCTCCTCCTACTTCACCTCCTCACACAGATCCAATGGCTCGCACAAAGAATCCTTCGAGGTCTCCTCCCTCTTTCAAGCCAACTGCTCCTCCCAACGCTCTTTCCAAGCCAAGCACCTCGAAAGGGAAGCGTCCTGCTGCAGAGGAACTTGCGTCTGAACCCACTAGACCTAAACCTAGGTTTGCTCCTTCTCGTCCTCAAAGAGGTAAAACTCGAATCCTTCTCAAATCTGTTAAAGAGCCTTCCGTAGACCCTTTTGTACACAAAGCTCACTTCATAACCTCCCACTCAAACTACAATCCTCATCATTTTTGA